One genomic window of Streptomonospora nanhaiensis includes the following:
- a CDS encoding SAF domain-containing protein, whose translation MTGTRGSAAEARPAAPPTVRLLGTGPRRWRWLGLGVAIMTAGALAGVVAVEQLDTRQGVLVAGSDLAAGQVLTAADLEVARISVSDGVSALTEDRLQEAVGSTLAVPVPEGGVLPETALGADARYPAAGEAVVGAVLAPGRFPASLQRGAAVSVVLVEGAPAGSGGGGAQSGAAAGGAAAAGDSGVTAYPARVQSVELSTADGSANVELLVDAQVAGQVAAAAAAEQATVVQVSPSGGS comes from the coding sequence ATGACCGGCACCCGTGGGAGTGCCGCCGAGGCGCGCCCCGCCGCCCCGCCGACCGTGCGCCTGCTGGGCACCGGCCCGCGCCGATGGCGCTGGCTCGGTCTCGGGGTGGCGATCATGACCGCCGGCGCGCTGGCCGGCGTGGTCGCCGTCGAGCAGCTCGACACCCGCCAGGGGGTGCTGGTGGCCGGCTCCGACCTCGCCGCCGGCCAGGTCCTCACGGCGGCCGACCTGGAGGTGGCCCGCATCTCCGTCTCCGACGGCGTCTCGGCGCTGACCGAGGACCGGCTGCAGGAGGCGGTCGGCAGCACCCTGGCCGTCCCGGTGCCCGAGGGCGGCGTGCTGCCCGAGACCGCCCTGGGCGCCGACGCCAGGTACCCGGCCGCCGGCGAGGCGGTCGTCGGCGCGGTCCTGGCGCCCGGCCGCTTCCCCGCCTCGCTGCAGCGCGGCGCGGCGGTCTCCGTCGTGCTCGTTGAGGGCGCCCCGGCCGGCTCCGGCGGAGGCGGCGCCCAGTCCGGCGCGGCGGCGGGCGGCGCGGCCGCCGCCGGCGACTCCGGGGTCACCGCCTACCCGGCCCGCGTGCAGTCGGTCGAGCTGTCCACGGCCGACGGCTCGGCCAACGTCGAACTGCTCGTCGACGCCCAGGTCGCCGGCCAGGTCGCGGCCGCGGCCGCCGCCGAGCAGGCCACCGTGGTGCAGGTGTCGCCCTCGGGAGGCAGCTGA
- a CDS encoding CpaF family protein, which translates to MSEIEVSVGGADRFLDPQRAEREDAWTTWVATEAGRRLSELLRGAEDTDADEYRRQAERVIAQILDEAARTALAQGRAVLDARTEETIAARALAQVCGMGPLQPLLDDPDIENINCNGTQVWVRYADGTRERRPQLFETSEQLIALVRRIAAESATGERRFDPGAPILDMPLPGGERMNAIMDVARVPAVSIRRHRYSTTTLAQLRELGTLDGLAERLLRAAVLSRRNMVVTGGTGAGKTTLVRALASEIPPTERIVTIEDVFELSLDRDVEAHPDCVALQARPANVEGAGEITIADLVRAALRMSPDRVIVGETRGHETVPLLNAMSQGNDGSLTTLHAANSAGAFTKLGAYAAQSAERLPLEATAALVAAAVHLVVHVSALPTGSRVVTSIREVVGAEGQNVVSNEIYRRDRTGELLPAAPPSPATVDALAEAGFDVSQLSATMGMGGWSA; encoded by the coding sequence GTGAGCGAGATCGAGGTCTCCGTCGGCGGCGCCGACCGCTTCCTCGACCCTCAGCGGGCCGAACGCGAGGACGCCTGGACCACTTGGGTCGCCACCGAGGCCGGGCGCCGGCTCAGCGAACTGCTGCGCGGCGCCGAGGACACCGACGCCGACGAGTACCGGCGCCAGGCCGAGCGGGTGATCGCCCAGATCCTCGACGAGGCGGCGCGCACCGCGCTGGCCCAGGGCCGGGCCGTGCTCGACGCGCGCACCGAGGAGACCATCGCCGCCCGCGCACTGGCCCAGGTGTGCGGCATGGGCCCGCTGCAGCCGCTGCTGGACGACCCCGACATCGAGAACATCAACTGCAACGGCACCCAGGTGTGGGTGCGCTACGCCGACGGCACCCGCGAGCGCCGCCCCCAGCTGTTCGAGACCTCCGAGCAGCTGATCGCCCTGGTCCGCCGCATCGCCGCCGAGTCGGCCACCGGCGAGCGCAGGTTCGACCCCGGCGCGCCGATCCTGGACATGCCGCTGCCCGGCGGCGAGCGCATGAACGCCATCATGGACGTCGCGCGCGTCCCCGCCGTGTCCATCCGCCGCCACCGCTACAGCACCACCACCCTCGCCCAGCTGCGCGAGCTGGGCACCCTCGACGGCCTCGCCGAGCGGCTGCTGCGCGCGGCCGTGCTGTCGCGCCGCAACATGGTGGTCACCGGCGGCACCGGCGCGGGCAAGACCACGCTGGTGCGGGCGCTGGCCTCGGAGATCCCGCCCACCGAGCGCATCGTCACCATCGAGGACGTCTTCGAGCTGAGCCTGGACCGCGACGTCGAGGCCCACCCCGACTGCGTGGCCCTGCAGGCGCGCCCCGCCAACGTCGAGGGCGCCGGCGAGATCACCATCGCCGACCTGGTGCGCGCCGCGCTGCGGATGTCCCCGGACCGCGTGATCGTCGGCGAGACCCGCGGCCACGAGACCGTGCCGCTGCTCAACGCCATGAGCCAAGGCAACGACGGCAGCCTCACCACGCTGCACGCCGCCAACTCCGCGGGCGCGTTCACCAAGCTCGGCGCCTACGCCGCCCAGTCGGCCGAGCGCCTGCCGCTGGAGGCCACCGCCGCGCTGGTCGCCGCCGCCGTGCACCTGGTGGTGCACGTGTCGGCGCTGCCCACCGGCAGCCGCGTGGTCACCAGCATCCGCGAGGTGGTCGGCGCCGAGGGCCAGAACGTGGTCTCCAACGAGATCTACCGGCGCGACCGCACCGGTGAGCTCCTGCCGGCGGCCCCGCCCAGCCCCGCCACGGTCGACGCGCTGGCCGAGGCCGGGTTCGACGTCTCCCAGCTCAGCGCGACGATGGGCATGGGGGGGTGGTCGGCGTGA
- a CDS encoding type II secretion system F family protein: MNPGVTGSVLVAVCGAVAGAGLWVALAALASVPPATRGGRQVSLRSALLGEHRPLRLAGALGGGALVWAVTQWPVAGVLAALACWWLPTVLGPDRHYERHVAGVEAVAAWAEMLRDLMAGASGLHQAISATVPIAPEPVRAEVSRLADDLRRGRSPQAALRDFADEVDNPTADLVSAALSTAASRHATDLGVLLGSLAEAARDQAAMLVRVAASRARVRTSTRIIIGVTLGMAALLLLFSPDYLAPFDSLLGQVVLAGIGAVWGTALVWMVRMARPKQGPRVLAPASPAAPAAEKAEAPA; encoded by the coding sequence GTGAACCCCGGAGTCACCGGGTCCGTCCTGGTCGCCGTGTGCGGCGCCGTGGCGGGCGCCGGCCTGTGGGTGGCGCTCGCCGCCCTGGCCTCGGTCCCGCCCGCCACCCGCGGCGGCCGGCAGGTCTCGCTGCGCTCCGCGCTGCTGGGCGAGCACCGCCCGCTGCGCCTGGCCGGTGCCCTGGGCGGCGGCGCCCTGGTGTGGGCGGTGACCCAGTGGCCGGTGGCCGGGGTGCTGGCCGCGCTGGCCTGCTGGTGGCTGCCCACCGTGCTCGGCCCCGACCGCCACTACGAGCGGCACGTGGCCGGGGTGGAGGCGGTGGCGGCTTGGGCGGAGATGCTGCGCGACCTCATGGCCGGCGCCTCGGGCCTGCACCAGGCGATCTCCGCCACCGTGCCCATCGCCCCCGAGCCGGTGCGCGCCGAGGTCTCCCGGCTGGCCGACGACCTGCGGCGCGGCCGCTCGCCCCAGGCGGCGCTGCGCGACTTCGCCGACGAGGTCGACAACCCCACCGCCGACCTGGTGTCGGCGGCGCTGAGCACGGCCGCCTCCCGACACGCCACCGACCTGGGCGTGCTGCTGGGCAGCCTGGCCGAGGCGGCGCGCGACCAGGCGGCGATGCTGGTGCGCGTCGCGGCCAGCCGGGCGCGGGTGCGCACCTCCACCCGCATCATCATCGGGGTGACCCTGGGCATGGCCGCCCTGCTGCTGCTGTTCAGCCCCGACTACCTGGCGCCGTTCGACAGCCTGCTCGGCCAGGTCGTTCTGGCCGGGATCGGCGCGGTCTGGGGCACGGCCCTGGTGTGGATGGTGCGGATGGCGCGGCCCAAGCAGGGCCCGCGCGTCCTGGCACCGGCGAGCCCCGCGGCCCCGGCCGCCGAGAAGGCGGAGGCACCGGCATGA
- a CDS encoding type II secretion system F family protein produces MSGPILLLSALAGLAVGAGLWLLLAVRYSRPSLSERLAEPAAPIHRPVRADAGGPLSRLGAVGAPLMAALGLPGARARRDLAVCERDAAGYLAEKATGLVLGLAAPPLLAAPLALVGLDLASLWGVAAWAVLAGVLWFAPDMALRDEAAKRREQMRHALAGFADLVVVSLAGGAGVNGALSDATAVGGGWAIGRIRDALRAAALRRLPAWSALRELGEQFDTPEFNELAASLQLAGADGARVRGSLAAKAKTLRTQFLSELDAEAQSATERMSLPVVLLFAGFLGMLGYPAMTHILTSL; encoded by the coding sequence ATGAGCGGACCCATCCTGCTGCTGTCCGCGCTGGCCGGCCTGGCCGTGGGCGCGGGGCTGTGGCTGCTGCTGGCCGTGCGCTACTCCCGGCCGAGCCTGAGCGAGCGCCTGGCCGAGCCCGCGGCGCCCATCCACCGCCCGGTGCGCGCCGACGCCGGCGGGCCGCTGTCGCGCCTGGGCGCGGTCGGCGCGCCGCTGATGGCGGCCCTGGGCCTGCCCGGCGCCCGCGCCCGCCGCGACCTGGCGGTGTGCGAGCGCGACGCCGCCGGCTACCTCGCCGAGAAGGCCACCGGCCTGGTGCTGGGCCTGGCCGCGCCGCCGCTGCTGGCCGCGCCGCTGGCGCTGGTCGGACTGGACCTCGCCTCGCTGTGGGGCGTGGCGGCCTGGGCGGTACTGGCCGGGGTGCTGTGGTTCGCCCCCGACATGGCGCTGCGCGACGAGGCCGCCAAGCGCCGCGAGCAGATGCGGCACGCCCTGGCCGGGTTCGCCGACCTCGTCGTGGTGTCGCTGGCCGGCGGCGCCGGGGTGAACGGCGCGCTGTCCGACGCCACGGCCGTGGGCGGCGGCTGGGCCATCGGCCGCATCCGCGACGCCCTGCGCGCCGCGGCGCTGCGGCGGCTGCCGGCCTGGTCGGCGCTGCGGGAGCTGGGCGAGCAGTTCGACACCCCGGAGTTCAACGAGCTCGCCGCCAGTCTCCAGCTGGCCGGCGCCGACGGCGCGCGCGTGCGGGGTTCGCTCGCCGCCAAGGCCAAGACCCTGCGCACCCAGTTCCTGTCCGAGCTCGACGCCGAGGCGCAGTCGGCCACCGAGCGGATGAGCCTGCCCGTGGTACTGCTGTTCGCCGGGTTCCTCGGCATGCTCGGCTACCCCGCCATGACCCACATCCTGACCAGTCTGTGA
- a CDS encoding TadE/TadG family type IV pilus assembly protein, with translation MARSTPRSGRPVAHRTRPRADDDRGSAEVAVATPLLLLLVLLVVQVAVWMHGDHTAASVARHAVETARAADSAGAQAQAEAFADEIGGSVLGNRVIVVERGEVSVRVVVEAEVPSLIPGLTWPVRHELTAPVERFVEPGEAGGAAP, from the coding sequence ATGGCGCGCTCCACGCCTCGTTCGGGGCGCCCGGTCGCGCACCGGACGCGCCCCCGGGCCGACGACGACCGGGGCAGCGCCGAGGTGGCCGTCGCCACCCCGCTGCTCCTGCTGCTGGTGCTGCTCGTCGTCCAGGTCGCCGTGTGGATGCACGGCGACCACACCGCGGCGAGCGTGGCCCGCCACGCCGTGGAGACGGCGCGGGCCGCCGACTCCGCCGGCGCCCAGGCGCAGGCCGAGGCGTTCGCCGACGAGATCGGCGGCAGTGTCCTGGGCAACCGCGTCATCGTCGTCGAACGCGGCGAGGTCAGCGTGCGCGTCGTCGTCGAGGCCGAGGTCCCCAGCCTGATCCCCGGCCTGACCTGGCCGGTGCGCCACGAGCTCACGGCGCCGGTGGAGCGCTTCGTCGAGCCGGGAGAGGCGGGAGGGGCCGCGCCGTGA
- a CDS encoding TadE/TadG family type IV pilus assembly protein encodes MTSATLRAAPVAAGGPGGDRGSMATELTVLTPMLLLFAMLMLLAGRVTGAAATADEVAHAAARAASLERTPAQADAAAAATAEAALSTHGLVCADYALTVDHGGLLPGAAVHAVLECHVGLGDLVGLDVPGTHTIEGESTVVVDTFRGQP; translated from the coding sequence GTGACCTCCGCGACCCTGCGCGCCGCGCCGGTGGCCGCCGGCGGGCCCGGCGGCGACCGGGGCTCCATGGCCACCGAACTCACCGTCCTCACCCCGATGCTGCTGCTGTTCGCCATGCTGATGCTGCTGGCCGGCCGCGTCACCGGCGCCGCGGCCACCGCCGACGAGGTCGCCCACGCCGCGGCGCGCGCGGCGTCCCTGGAGCGCACCCCCGCCCAGGCCGACGCGGCGGCCGCGGCCACCGCCGAGGCCGCGCTGAGCACCCACGGGCTGGTGTGCGCCGACTACGCGCTCACCGTGGACCACGGCGGCCTGCTGCCCGGGGCGGCGGTGCACGCCGTCCTGGAGTGCCATGTCGGGCTGGGTGACCTCGTCGGGCTGGACGTGCCGGGCACCCACACCATCGAGGGGGAGTCCACGGTCGTGGTCGACACCTTCCGGGGGCAGCCGTGA
- a CDS encoding OmpA family protein, which yields MSTIRRLSALLLALAVLAGLPYVLLWHLPWPSLDLSWETALVHVRSLSAPPGVAMAALIVALWAVWGLYAAGIAAEVIARGRGGRLPFRPLGPLQVVAATALGATVAAPTHALADTVQVESVDPGELNLDAPETPRPQVEESPPADLDDGPAAPGSTVERSRTVAGFALNSDRLTDPMREDLTKVADMIRDFGSADHTVHITGHADKTGPEDFNRQLSEQRARAAADFLREKLGDDAPRIETEGAGSTDPREGDLAAQRRIEVDYTVVSGQQPDAAPTTAQDRPAAETPEAAPAQDAPAEADAGGGADGGGADTAGAGEGADAATDSTTESAAGEAGEGAEEGAPVVAPPVLPTSAGGDTPDFSVDVENPAVVGAIAVAGIVGGYAAGRGGVRLAGLRLTLPRPKVGGRPPKPRALPPAPPRPTVADDIDERVTVELDHVPGLGLTGAGSYAAARRLVVNALGDPEQRPARILLTDALAQRFLGGEAYGALRAHPREEVRIVDTMEDALAELQRELHERAADPLTSAEGDPLVLVTEPDARHETALSGLLLHGQRRGITAVVLGRWPLGGSCAVAADGLITETSPPLNPLFHASWPGASQEDVAAAVRAHAGAGEAGDAATDAEPAPAAPAGAVDWEALPERPTAESAGPAADRADTEPAAEPIAAPAGAEEPVRPMPRKAGRRGRARFRRLAAESPGDRGERVTDADGFSAALLPDTGAADDAEAGAEVTPSAPGTAAEEPTRDSRSQRANGAGGPQPTGSAAPPVPGARPTPAEPAEASAPARSPDAPDAAVPAALAVPAPPTELPGAVPGVGRYAPVGPVSPLRRDGGAGRPGRPAPETAPADASAGAAAPPEAAEDPARTERTAPPRRPGAGAAGGTAAEVSAGTGPAPADTEAEKPPAPAGTAVPSRRRGRFARLGDRAERTSRAADTAGQPPAAAPAPDEGADNAATSGPGSGAAPRRSDLTPRAARVRRMREVQADADREEARPTGDAADRDPQGAADPAGADGDTDHDGGSPRLPRKPKKAGRGRAWRPRETT from the coding sequence ATGAGCACCATCCGCCGGCTGAGCGCCCTGCTGCTGGCCCTGGCCGTCCTGGCCGGGCTGCCCTACGTGCTGCTGTGGCACCTGCCCTGGCCGTCGCTGGACCTGTCGTGGGAGACGGCGCTGGTGCACGTGCGCAGCCTCTCCGCCCCGCCGGGGGTGGCCATGGCGGCGCTCATCGTCGCCCTGTGGGCCGTCTGGGGGCTCTACGCCGCCGGAATCGCCGCCGAGGTCATCGCGCGCGGGCGCGGGGGGCGGCTGCCGTTCCGGCCGCTGGGCCCGCTGCAGGTGGTGGCCGCCACCGCGCTGGGCGCCACCGTTGCGGCGCCCACGCACGCGCTGGCCGACACCGTCCAGGTGGAGTCGGTGGACCCCGGGGAGCTGAACCTGGACGCCCCGGAGACGCCGCGCCCCCAGGTGGAGGAGTCGCCGCCGGCCGACCTCGACGACGGGCCCGCCGCCCCCGGCTCCACCGTCGAGCGGTCGCGCACCGTCGCGGGGTTCGCGCTCAACTCCGACCGGCTGACCGACCCCATGCGCGAGGACCTCACCAAGGTCGCCGACATGATCCGCGACTTCGGCTCCGCCGACCACACGGTCCACATCACCGGACACGCCGACAAGACGGGGCCCGAGGACTTCAACCGGCAGCTGTCGGAGCAGCGGGCGCGCGCGGCGGCCGACTTCCTGCGCGAGAAGCTGGGCGACGACGCGCCGCGCATCGAGACCGAGGGCGCGGGCTCCACCGACCCCCGCGAGGGCGACCTGGCGGCCCAGCGCCGGATCGAGGTCGACTACACGGTGGTCAGCGGCCAGCAGCCCGACGCGGCGCCCACCACCGCCCAGGACCGGCCGGCCGCCGAGACGCCCGAGGCCGCGCCCGCCCAGGACGCGCCGGCCGAGGCCGACGCCGGAGGCGGCGCGGACGGCGGCGGGGCCGATACCGCCGGGGCGGGGGAGGGCGCCGACGCGGCCACCGACTCCACCACCGAATCCGCCGCCGGCGAGGCGGGCGAAGGGGCCGAGGAGGGCGCGCCGGTCGTCGCGCCGCCCGTCCTGCCGACCTCGGCCGGGGGCGACACCCCCGACTTCTCCGTGGACGTCGAGAACCCGGCCGTCGTCGGCGCCATCGCGGTGGCGGGCATCGTCGGCGGCTACGCGGCGGGCCGCGGCGGGGTGCGCCTGGCGGGCCTGCGCCTGACGCTGCCGCGCCCCAAGGTCGGCGGCAGACCGCCCAAGCCGCGCGCCCTGCCCCCGGCGCCCCCGCGGCCCACGGTGGCCGACGACATCGACGAGCGGGTCACCGTGGAACTGGACCACGTGCCCGGCCTCGGGCTCACCGGTGCCGGGTCCTACGCGGCGGCCCGCCGCCTCGTGGTCAACGCGCTGGGCGACCCCGAGCAGCGGCCCGCGCGCATCCTGCTGACCGACGCGCTGGCCCAGCGGTTCCTCGGCGGCGAGGCGTACGGCGCGCTGCGCGCGCACCCCCGCGAGGAGGTGCGGATCGTGGACACCATGGAGGACGCGCTCGCCGAGCTGCAGCGCGAGCTGCACGAGCGCGCGGCCGACCCGCTGACCTCGGCCGAGGGCGACCCGCTGGTGCTGGTCACCGAGCCCGACGCGCGCCACGAGACGGCGCTGTCGGGGCTGCTGCTGCACGGCCAGCGGCGCGGGATCACCGCCGTCGTGCTGGGCCGCTGGCCGCTGGGCGGCAGCTGCGCGGTGGCGGCGGACGGGCTGATCACCGAGACCAGCCCTCCGCTGAACCCGCTGTTCCACGCGTCGTGGCCGGGGGCGAGCCAGGAGGACGTGGCGGCGGCGGTGCGCGCCCACGCGGGCGCCGGGGAGGCCGGGGACGCCGCGACGGACGCGGAGCCCGCTCCGGCGGCGCCGGCCGGCGCGGTCGACTGGGAGGCGCTGCCGGAGCGGCCGACAGCGGAGTCGGCCGGGCCGGCGGCCGACCGTGCCGACACCGAGCCGGCGGCCGAGCCGATCGCCGCCCCCGCCGGTGCGGAGGAGCCGGTGCGGCCGATGCCCCGCAAGGCCGGCCGGCGCGGCCGGGCGCGGTTCCGCCGCCTGGCGGCCGAGTCGCCCGGCGACCGCGGCGAGCGGGTGACCGACGCCGACGGGTTCTCCGCGGCCCTGCTCCCCGACACGGGCGCCGCCGACGATGCCGAGGCGGGCGCCGAAGTCACGCCGTCGGCACCGGGCACGGCCGCCGAGGAGCCGACCCGCGACTCCCGCTCCCAGCGCGCCAACGGCGCGGGCGGCCCCCAGCCGACCGGCTCCGCCGCCCCGCCGGTCCCAGGCGCGCGGCCCACGCCGGCCGAACCGGCAGAGGCGTCCGCGCCTGCTCGGTCGCCTGATGCGCCCGACGCGGCCGTGCCGGCGGCCCTCGCCGTGCCCGCCCCGCCGACCGAACTGCCCGGCGCGGTGCCGGGCGTGGGGCGATACGCCCCTGTCGGCCCGGTCTCGCCGCTGCGGCGCGATGGCGGCGCCGGCCGACCCGGTCGGCCCGCCCCCGAGACGGCGCCCGCCGACGCGTCCGCCGGCGCGGCGGCCCCGCCCGAGGCGGCCGAGGACCCGGCGCGGACGGAGCGGACCGCACCGCCGCGCCGCCCCGGCGCCGGCGCGGCCGGCGGCACCGCCGCCGAGGTCTCCGCCGGCACCGGGCCCGCGCCCGCGGACACCGAAGCGGAGAAACCGCCCGCTCCCGCCGGGACGGCCGTGCCGTCGCGCCGGCGCGGCCGGTTCGCCCGGCTGGGCGACCGCGCCGAGAGGACGAGCCGCGCGGCGGACACGGCCGGGCAGCCGCCCGCCGCCGCGCCGGCGCCCGACGAGGGAGCCGACAACGCGGCGACCTCGGGCCCAGGCTCGGGTGCCGCGCCGCGCCGGAGCGACCTCACCCCCCGCGCGGCCCGGGTGCGGCGGATGCGGGAGGTGCAGGCCGACGCCGACCGCGAGGAGGCCCGGCCGACCGGCGACGCCGCCGACCGCGATCCCCAGGGCGCCGCCGACCCCGCGGGCGCCGACGGCGACACCGACCACGACGGCGGCTCGCCCCGCCTGCCGCGCAAGCCCAAGAAGGCCGGCCGAGGCCGCGCCTGGCGCCCACGCGAGACCACCTGA
- the nrdR gene encoding transcriptional regulator NrdR, with amino-acid sequence MHCPFCRHPDTRVIDSRSTDDGAAIRRRRSCPSCERRFTTQETVLLMVAKRSGVTEPFSRSKIVAGVRRACQGRPVTEDALAKLGQRVEEEIRSRGVAEVPAHEIGLAILGPLRELDEVAYLHFASVYRGFESLADFEHEIAMLRADREKARHED; translated from the coding sequence GTGCACTGTCCGTTCTGCCGCCATCCCGACACCCGGGTGATCGACAGCCGCTCCACCGACGACGGCGCGGCCATCCGGCGCCGCCGCTCGTGCCCGAGCTGCGAACGCCGCTTCACCACGCAGGAGACCGTGCTGCTGATGGTCGCCAAGCGCTCGGGGGTCACCGAGCCCTTCTCGCGGAGCAAGATCGTCGCCGGGGTGCGGCGCGCCTGCCAGGGGCGCCCGGTCACCGAGGACGCCCTCGCCAAGCTCGGCCAGCGGGTCGAGGAGGAGATCCGCTCGCGCGGAGTCGCCGAGGTCCCGGCACACGAGATCGGCCTGGCCATCCTGGGTCCGCTGCGCGAACTGGACGAGGTCGCCTACCTGCACTTCGCCTCGGTCTACCGCGGGTTCGAGTCCCTGGCGGACTTCGAGCACGAGATCGCCATGCTGCGGGCCGACCGGGAGAAGGCGCGGCACGAGGACTAG